attttttcgAGGTATACACTTTTTGGttatgcaaataaaaaaatatattattaccaATAAATTTAgcagaaaataatttgtaaGCTGTTTAGCAAATACTAAAATTATGGAGCACGCTTTAGATATACTTATGTGCTTAGAAAAAAATCccttataattttaaggCACGCTCTTGGGTATAGTATATAGgcttaaatatttaaagggggaaaaataaaataatgttattATAGCAATATTAACTATATGAGGCGCATcccttattatatataaaaataaataggcaataaaatatttcatattgATTAAATAGAAATgctaaataaatatttataaaaaattttatataaacgaAGCGGATTTTTTAGCATGTTAACTacgaaagaaaaaaaacgttattatgtacatacgaatatatttttaatgtgtTAATTATATAGTATTTGTGTTCTAaatgtatgtataaaacatattaaactttaaaaaatattttatgtgtaTAAATGTTGAAGAggagaaaaacaaaaaactATAAGCATTTATTTCTAtcaattttgtataaacatttgataaaataattaaaaaataattcacaCAAGCAATAAATCATTCTAAATTATTTCcgttttttaatgttttatagtataataattaatatataaatatgaaactcgattatataaatgcgatcaaagaagaaaatggaggatataattttgaaaaccTAAAGAGAAATGAAATTTTGAAGGAAAAAGGAGTAACATTCCCACAATTTCGAAAAACAGGAACAACTATTTGTGGAATAGTTTGTCAAAATGCAGTTATATTAGGAGCCGATACACGAGCAACAGAAGGCCCAATAGTTGcagataaaaattgtagTAAATTACATTACATAAGCAAAAATATCTATTGCGCAGGTGCAGGTGTGGCCGGAGATTTAGAGCACACTACATTATGGCTACAACACAATGTTGAGTTACACCGTTTGAATACAAAAACTCAACCTAGAGTCGCTATGTGCGTGTCGAGGTTAACTcaagaattatttaaatatcaAGGTTACAAAGTATGTGCAATAGTATTAGGAGGTGTAGATGTTACTGGACCACAGTTATATGGTATACACCCTCATGGGTCGTCTTGCCTCTTACCATTTACAGCTTTAGGATCAGGATCTTTAAATGCTATGACAGTTTTAGAGGCAAAATATAGAGATAACATGACAATAGAAGAAGGAAAAGAACTTGTGTGTGAAGCTATATGTGCAGGTATCTTTAATGATTTAGGTTCTGGTGGAAATGTAGATATTTGTGTCATAACAAAAGATGGTACTCAACATATAAGACCTTATAAGCAACCAAATACTCGATTGTATCATTTAGCACATCCAACTATTTTTCCAAAGGGAACTACAccaattttatatgaaaaaattgaaagcattaaaaaacatattactATAGAAGATGCATAATTATGTTGTAAGCACATAATATTGCTTCTCCGTTACGCAAATATTCTGCATGcgttattttcctttttttatttaaaattgattttaatgcattattttttatattttttttttattataataatttattgtttctttattttaatttatatatatttagaaGTTCTAAGTATACTATACTTCCTTAAAAAAGtttaacatatatttcattaattaCACATAAACCTATAAAATAtctcatattattttaaataaacgATTGATGCGATAAATACCATTACATATGTATCGATCATATATCTTAAGTGCAAGAATAagcaaataaagaaaataatttaatatgaatacaaattatttttattaatatcaaaataattgataatggtatatgtataatttttatgttttatgttttaaattgGTATTTATGCATTAATTTGCACTACAACTATGCATATGGAGTGTAGAGCGTCGATCTTTGTTtgatatgtttatattaaaaaatacgtTAGAaactaaaataaaaaaagaggCGATAAAACGATACGAAAACTGAATGTATTCTCTAAAAAATGGTTGCATTAAAAGTAcattttgcatatatgtGACAACccatgtttattttattgtacCCCTATAAGTGTTAACAATTCCGTAatcaatttatttaatagtagttcacttttatattattttttttgttattataatcATTGTTAAAGTTTTTCAATAGTTGTATTTTACCTTTTAAAAGGGTATTCTTAAGGGGgaatatgaatattatatatacatttcttGCTATATATGCCTCTTAATTtggaaaatggaaaataggGTTAAGaacaaaaatttaatattaaaaagtgatattaataatagagagaaaaatataaattatcatttaaatcactgaattttatttatatatatataatattttttatctataAGAAATTATATGGAAAATACAATAACAAGCTTAAGACAAGAATTGTTTAACTTGGAAATTTTTTATCCTACGAGAGGAATCAACACTAAGATATctactaaaaaaatgaaactattagtaatattataaaaattattgtatataaatatccGCATACCAATAAATACTATTTGATTCtttcaaaataatcaataaaaaaaataatataataaaattcgtattacatttttatgtaatttctttttcttgaaaaatgaatattaaataataaacctaagaacaattttaaaagtgTTTGATCAAATTGGAAAAGGATTTATTAACATTAGGGAAAAGATACCATAAGTTAAACGATTCGATGTATGTGCACAAAAATGCGAAATTAtacaatgaaaaaaaatgtataccACCACAATATGTAAAGGgagaaaaaatgataaatccTTTGtcgaattaaaaatttttactGATAAAATTGCTACAAAAAGTTACTAATTTTAATCGGTAAAACTACTAAATAGCAAAGGCAACTATTTGCATCCAAGGCACTTGTTGTGTATGGACAATATTAAGACACTTTCCGACtttgttaaaataaataatagtgaaaaactttaataaaatgcttcctttttcttttttttgtgattttttgtgtaacaaaaaaatcttaataattaaataaaatgaatattaataaattcaaTTCTAATACAcagataaagaaatatgaaattaaaaataattataatacattAAAGACAAACTTCGTTAACAATGacaaaaattgttatgGTTGT
This region of Plasmodium chabaudi chabaudi strain AS genome assembly, chromosome: 13 genomic DNA includes:
- a CDS encoding proteasome subunit beta type-7, putative, producing the protein MKLDYINAIKEENGGYNFENLKRNEILKEKGVTFPQFRKTGTTICGIVCQNAVILGADTRATEGPIVADKNCSKLHYISKNIYCAGAGVAGDLEHTTLWLQHNVELHRLNTKTQPRVAMCVSRLTQELFKYQGYKVCAIVLGGVDVTGPQLYGIHPHGSSCLLPFTALGSGSLNAMTVLEAKYRDNMTIEEGKELVCEAICAGIFNDLGSGGNVDICVITKDGTQHIRPYKQPNTRLYHLAHPTIFPKGTTPILYEKIESIKKHITIEDA